CATAATAAGACAGTCGTCCATAATAGGAATTATATCTCTTGGTATGACATGCGTAATACTTACGAGTGGTATAGACCTCTCTGTGGGGAGCATTCTTGCTATCTCAACGCTCATTGCTGCTTCTTTAGTAAAAGATGGGGCTCCTTTTCTCTTAGCGTGGTTGGCAGCGCTTGCTGTGGGAGGCTTGGGAGGGCTCGTAAATGGCGTGATAGTGGCTTTCCTCGATATTCCTCCATTTATAGTTACCTTAGGGATGATGGGGATAGCGAGGGGGCTGTCCCTTCTTTACACTAATGGTGCTCCAATAACGGGCTTTCCCTATTTCTTTAGGTTTTTAGGTGCAAGTTGGATTGGGTCTGTTCCAACGCCTGTTTTGATATTTTTCTTTAGTTTTATGCTCTTTTATGTTCTTCTTGATAAAACGGTATGGGGACAGCAGGTTAGATGCGTTGGCTCGAATCCCACGGCGGCAATCCTCTCTGGAGTTAACGTGAAGGCGATCGTTACCTCCGTTTATGTTTTAAGTGGGATTTCTTCCGCGCTTGCTGGATTAATCTTGGTGGGAAGATTGGACTCTGCCCAACCAACAGCGGGACTTGGGTATGAGTTTGGAGCCATAGCTGCGGTCGTTCTCGGAGGTACACAATTTACAGGGGGTAAAGGAAGGCTCCTCGGAACGGTTCTCGGTGTACTTATCATAGGAATGATAGAGAACGGGATAAACATATTGGATATAAATCCGTTCTATGAGCAGGTTGTGAAAGGGGGTGTCATAGCAGCGGCGCTGATAGCGTATGGTAGGCTTGCCGGAGTAAAAGCTAAGGAAGCGAAAACCTAAGGGGGTGAAAAGTTGTGAGGAAATTTCTCATTGCGGTGCTGGTATTAGGCTTGTTCATTCCAGCAGGACCGGTCTTCGCCAAAACCTATACTATAGGACTTGTTATATCAACGCTTAATAACCCGTTCTTCGTTACCTTAAAGCAAGGAGCTGAGGAAATGGCAGCTAAGGAGGGCGTAAAGCTCATTATTTACGATGCACAGGATGATTCCGCTAAGATGACTTCTGCAATGGAGGATCTCATCCAGAAGAAGGTTGATGCAATACTCGTTAACCCTACTGATTCTAATGCTGTTGTTCCTTCTATAATAAAGGCTAACAGAGCTGGAATTCCAGTTTTTACCATTGATCGTGGAGCTGCGGGAGGCAAAGTGGTATGCCACATAGCAAGTGATAATGTGGCTGGTGGAAGAATGGCTGGAGAATTTCTCGCAAAAGCTCTTCATGGTAAGGGAAATGTAGTTGAGCTCGTTGGAATCCCGGGAACTTCAGCTGCACGCGATAGAGGAAAGGGCTTCCATGAGGCGATAAGCAAATATCCTGGAATTAAGATAATAGCCTCTCAGGCAGCTGATTTCAATAGGGATAAGGGAATGAAGGTCTTTGAGAATATCCTGCAAGCTCATCCTAAGATAGACGGAGTCTTTGCTCACAATGATGAAATGGTGCTGGGAGCTATAGCTGCTGCAGAGGCTGCTGGCAGAAAGGGGATAATATTCGTCGGTTTTGATGCTATACCCGATGCCATAGCTGCGATTAAAGCAGGAAAACTTGCTGCTACCGTTGCTCAGCAGCCTAAGGTAATGGGTGAGCTTGGTGTCAAGAAGGCGGTTGAGTATCTTAATGGCAAGAAGCTTCCCAAGTTTATACCTGTTCCCTTAAAGCTTATAACCAAGGATAACTTATGAGTTCAGTTTTGGAAGGTGGCGGGACAGAAAGTCCCGCCACTCTCCCTAATTGTTTACTTTTCTTGAAAGATATTCACAAGCGCTATCCTGGCGTTCACGCGCTGCGAGGGGTATCCTTTTCCGTCTGCGCGGGGGAAGTTCACGCTCTCGTTGGTGAAAATGGTGCAGGCAAGTCAACCCTCGTTAAAGTTCTTGAGGGGGCGGTTCAGCCGGATGCCGGCGAGATCTGGGCAGAAGGAAAGAAGGTTTCTTGGAGAGGCCCTGGAGACGCCATCGAAGCCGGTATCAGCGTTATTCATCAGGAGCTTAGCTTAGCTCCACATCTCACGGTCGCTCAAAATATATTTTTGGGTAGGGAGCCTCGCAAGGGTTTCTTTCTCGATAGAAAACGTATGAGTGAGGAATCACGTAAGATATTTTCAGAGCTTGGCGTTGATTTGGATGTTGATGCCGAGGTTTCAAGGCTGACCGTTGGAGAGCAACAGCTTGTTGAGATAGCGAGGGCTCTCTCAAGAAACGCAAGGATAATAGCTATGGATGAGCCAACGTCGAGTCTTTCTGCCAGAGAAGTGGGGAGCCTCTTCAGGGTCATAAGAGATCTAAAGAGGAAGGGCGTTGGTATAATATATATTTCTCACAGACTTGAGGAAATCTTTGAGATAGCGGATAGAGTTAGCGTTTTAAGAGATGGTGAGCTTGTAGGTTCAGGGCGCTTGGAGGATTTCACTCAAGAGGAAATCGTTTCGCTGATGGTTGGTAGGGAGATAAGAGCTTTTTTCCCTCGCACGGGTGCTCCTCTGCCGGAAGTAGTTCTCGAGGTGAGGAACTTAACGAAGAGGGGAATTTTCAGAAATATTTCATTTTCGCTTCGGAGAGGGGAGATTCTTGGCATAGCTGGGCTCGTTGGAAGCGGTAGAAGTGAGGTTGCCATGTCGATTTTTGGGGTTTGTCCGCCAGACGAGGGAGAGATAATATTCGAGGGAAGGCCCGTTAAAATAGATAGTCCTCGGGATGCGATCATGAGAGGGATATTTCTCGTCCCTGAGGATAGGAAGGTTCAGGGCTTGTTTTTAAACATGTCGTTAAAACATAACCTTACTATAGTTGAGTTGCTTAGAAATTTTAAGGGCCTTTCGCTTGTTAACGAGAGAAATCGCGAGAATAGAGCAAGGGAGTTTGTAGAAGAGCTTTCGATAAAATGTAGTGGGCTTGATATTGAGGTTAGAAGTCTTTCTGGGGGAAACCAGCAGAAAGTGGTTATAGCAAAGGGATTAAGCGTTAGCCCAAAGGTTTTGATACTCGATGAGCCTACACGGGGAATAGATGTGGGGGCTAAGGCGGAAGTTCACCAGTTGATGGATGACCTGACGAGAAGGGGTGTAGCGATTCTTATGATCTCATCTGAGCTTCCAGAGGTTATGGGTATGAGTGATAGAGTTCTCGTTATGAGATCTGGGGAAATCGTAGCCTCGCTGAGAGGTAGCGAAATTAGCGGCGAGAGAATAATGATGGCTGCTGCGGGGGGAAGTGAGTAGGTTTATGTCCTTGAGGAAATATGGGAGTCTATTCGTTCTTGCGTTTCTTCTTCTGGCTTTGACCTCCTTTTATCCTGGGGTTTTATCTCCCTCAAATATAGCAAATGTTTTATCTCAGGTTGCGGTAGTGGGAATCTGCGCGGTGGGTATGACGTTTGTTATGCTTACGGGTGGGATAGATCTCTCTGTTGGAAGCTTGGTCGCCCTTACGGGTGCGGTTGGAGCTTGGCTTAACGCACGCTTGGGGCTTCACTGGACATTAGCATGGCTGGGGGCTATCTTCGTTGGGATGCTCTGTGGTTTGATTTCCGGAACATTCGTGGAATGGGGGAAAATGCCTCCATTTATAGCCACCCTCTCGATGATGGCCATGGCTCGTGGAGCTACGCTCCTTATAACGCAGGGATATCCGATATCTGGAACCTCTGGTGAGTTTAATTATGCGGGCTGGGCTTACTTAGGACCCGTTCCCGTTTCCGGTCTTATTATGCTTATGCTTATCATGATTGCTTGGGTGGTATTAAGAAAGACGCGCTTTGGAACCTATGTTTATGCGGTTGGCGATGAACCTGAAACTGCTCGTCTCGCGGGAATAGCGGTTTCAAAGGTGCGCGTTCTCGTTTATGTTATCAGTGGGGCTTGCTCTGCGCTCGGAGGCGTTTTAATGGTTGGAAGGCTTTGGAGTGCTCAACCGAACGTGGGTATGGGTATGGAGCTTGACGTGATAGCAGCAGTGGTTCTCGGAGGCACAAGCCTCTTTGGAGGCGTTGGAGGTGTGGGGGGAACCCTTATAGGAGTTCTTATAATGGGATTTCTGGATAATGGACTTAGGTTAATAGAGATTTCAAGTTATCTTCAGCAGGTGGTTAAGGGAGCGGTTTTCATAGGGGTTGTGGGCGCAGACCTCTATTTTAAGAGAATTCGGTCGAGAAGGGGATAGTCCACCCCTTTCTTGACACTTTTAGTGGGTAATCCTAAAATTTAGGCTGGATTGCGAATTTTTAGGGGGGGAAGCCTTTATGCTGCTTGCTATGGATATAGGTAATACGAATATCGTTCTTGGTTTTTATAGAGATGGAGGCCTT
The nucleotide sequence above comes from Synergistota bacterium. Encoded proteins:
- a CDS encoding ABC transporter permease — encoded protein: MSLRKYGSLFVLAFLLLALTSFYPGVLSPSNIANVLSQVAVVGICAVGMTFVMLTGGIDLSVGSLVALTGAVGAWLNARLGLHWTLAWLGAIFVGMLCGLISGTFVEWGKMPPFIATLSMMAMARGATLLITQGYPISGTSGEFNYAGWAYLGPVPVSGLIMLMLIMIAWVVLRKTRFGTYVYAVGDEPETARLAGIAVSKVRVLVYVISGACSALGGVLMVGRLWSAQPNVGMGMELDVIAAVVLGGTSLFGGVGGVGGTLIGVLIMGFLDNGLRLIEISSYLQQVVKGAVFIGVVGADLYFKRIRSRRG
- the rbsB gene encoding ribose ABC transporter substrate-binding protein RbsB, with translation MRKFLIAVLVLGLFIPAGPVFAKTYTIGLVISTLNNPFFVTLKQGAEEMAAKEGVKLIIYDAQDDSAKMTSAMEDLIQKKVDAILVNPTDSNAVVPSIIKANRAGIPVFTIDRGAAGGKVVCHIASDNVAGGRMAGEFLAKALHGKGNVVELVGIPGTSAARDRGKGFHEAISKYPGIKIIASQAADFNRDKGMKVFENILQAHPKIDGVFAHNDEMVLGAIAAAEAAGRKGIIFVGFDAIPDAIAAIKAGKLAATVAQQPKVMGELGVKKAVEYLNGKKLPKFIPVPLKLITKDNL
- a CDS encoding sugar ABC transporter ATP-binding protein, translating into MSSVLEGGGTESPATLPNCLLFLKDIHKRYPGVHALRGVSFSVCAGEVHALVGENGAGKSTLVKVLEGAVQPDAGEIWAEGKKVSWRGPGDAIEAGISVIHQELSLAPHLTVAQNIFLGREPRKGFFLDRKRMSEESRKIFSELGVDLDVDAEVSRLTVGEQQLVEIARALSRNARIIAMDEPTSSLSAREVGSLFRVIRDLKRKGVGIIYISHRLEEIFEIADRVSVLRDGELVGSGRLEDFTQEEIVSLMVGREIRAFFPRTGAPLPEVVLEVRNLTKRGIFRNISFSLRRGEILGIAGLVGSGRSEVAMSIFGVCPPDEGEIIFEGRPVKIDSPRDAIMRGIFLVPEDRKVQGLFLNMSLKHNLTIVELLRNFKGLSLVNERNRENRAREFVEELSIKCSGLDIEVRSLSGGNQQKVVIAKGLSVSPKVLILDEPTRGIDVGAKAEVHQLMDDLTRRGVAILMISSELPEVMGMSDRVLVMRSGEIVASLRGSEISGERIMMAAAGGSE
- a CDS encoding ABC transporter permease, producing the protein IIRQSSIIGIISLGMTCVILTSGIDLSVGSILAISTLIAASLVKDGAPFLLAWLAALAVGGLGGLVNGVIVAFLDIPPFIVTLGMMGIARGLSLLYTNGAPITGFPYFFRFLGASWIGSVPTPVLIFFFSFMLFYVLLDKTVWGQQVRCVGSNPTAAILSGVNVKAIVTSVYVLSGISSALAGLILVGRLDSAQPTAGLGYEFGAIAAVVLGGTQFTGGKGRLLGTVLGVLIIGMIENGINILDINPFYEQVVKGGVIAAALIAYGRLAGVKAKEAKT